The following is a genomic window from Nocardioides thalensis.
CCGTCGGGGAACCGCTCGCTCTCCCCCAGCAGCTCGCCGCACTCGTAGACCATCGTCTGGCCGTCCCACGAGAGGTCGGTCGTCGACTCGCCCTGGCCCGCGGCGGCGTAGACGTAGGCGGCCGAGCAGCGAGCGCTCGCGCTGCGCGCCAGCAGGTGGCGGTCGTCGGCGCGCGCGATGGTGATCGGGCTGCCGGACAGGTTGGCGAGGACGGTCGCGCCGGCGAGGGATGCCTCAGCGCTGGGCGGGATCGGCACCCACATGTCCTCGCAGATCTCGACGTGCAACTTGAGCCCCGGCACGTCGGTGGCGGAGAAGATCAGGTCGGGTCCCATCGGCACGATCTCGCCCGCGACCTCGATCTCGCTGCCGTGGAGGTCGTCGCCCGGCGCGAACCACCGGCGCTCGTAGAACTCGCGGTAGGTCGGCAGGTAGGACTTCGGCGCCACGCCGAGGACCTCGCCGCGATGGATGATGACCGCGCAGTTGAGCACCCGGTTGCGGTGCTCCAGCGGCGCGCCGACCACGAGCAGCGGGCCGAGGTCGGCCGACGCCTCGACGATCGACCCGATGGCCTGGTGGACCGCGGAGAGCAGGGTGTCCTGGAGGAAGAGGTCGTCGACCGCGTAGCCGGTCAACCCGAGCTCCGGGAAGATCGCGACCGCGACCCCCTCGTCATGGCACTCCCGCGCCTGCTCGAGCGTCCGTGCCGCGTTGCTGGCGGGGTCCGCCACCGCGACCGGCAGCGTGCACGCCGCGATCCGCGCGAATCCGTGGGCGTAGGCCGAGTAGAAGTCCACACGGGGAGTCTAGGGATCGCGGCCAGCAAGCACGTCCTGGCGAACGCGGCGTGGGCGACGACCTCCGCCTGATCGCGGCACCCGCGACAAGGCCACGGCCCGCGGCTCAGTCGCCGGTGACCAGGTCGGGCGCGACGTCGATCATGCCCATCGGGTCGGCGCCGCTGGTGACCCGCTCGAACTCGCCGGTGCGGAAGTGCCAGGCGACGAGGTGCCAGGTGTCGAGGTCATGCCGCTGCTCGGCAACCGCGTCGGGTTTCACGAGCAGCAGCACGGTGTCCTCGTGGAGGAACCCTTGAGCGGTCAGGCCGCCGTTGTCGCTGTAGGCCGCGTGCGGATCGCGGATCGGGGCGTAGGCAACCAGCTCGCCGGTCGAGGAGTCCGCGACGACCGGGCCGCCGCGCGGTGGGTCACCGAGGCTTCCGGTGGTGAACGCGACGAGACCGTGCCGGGCGACGAAGCGCTCGCCCTGCCACGGGAAGTCGACCCGGCTTGTCACCTTGCCGTCCTGCCACTCGACCAGCTCGCTGGTCCTCCAGCGGTGCTCGATGATCGCGCCGTCCGGGTCGATCGCGACGCTGTATCCGGCGAACGGCGCCTCGCTCCACTCGCCGTCGAGGCTCACGGCGCGGTTGTCGCGCCACGACATCACGGCGAGGCCGGCGTCGCCCGGGAGCCATCGCACCTGGGGTGCGGTGTCCCAGGGCGGGGCGAGGTCGTCCGGCCACGGCACGACCTGCTGGTCCCCCGTCGTGACGTCGACGACGAGCACCCCCTCCTCGGTCGTCAGCGCCACCCGGGAGCCGTCGCTTGAGAGCGCCGGGTTGGAATACCACCACGTGCTGGTCGCGGCGTCGTCGGTGCCCGGGATGCACCGCCACTCGCCGTTCGCCCCGAGGAGCTTCACGTCCTCGCCCTCCTCCGGCCAGGCGAGCACCGCCGCGTCCATCGGGTGGTCGAGCACGCTCGGCGGGAGGTCCGGCGGGTCCAGCCGCTCCGGCAGCACCGACTCCGCGAGCGGCGCGTCCGCGAGCGTGAACGGGTCCCAGAGCCGCTGCGCGGAGGGGTCGATGCCGCCCGCGCTCGTGGCTGTCGCCGGCGAGCTGCCGACCGGCGCCGGCGGGGCCTCGTCACGCTGGGTCGCGACGAAGGACGCCGCGCCCACCACGGCGACGACCGCGACGACCGTGCCGGCCACCGCACGGCGCCGGGCACGCCGCGCGCCCGCCACGCGCAGGGTGGTGGCCGCCAGGTGCGGCGTGGCGATCCTCTCGGTCGCCCGGTCCAGGACGCCTGAGAGACCTGACAGCCTGTCGTCGTCGTTCATCGCGCTCCTCCGATCAGGTCGAGCAGCTCCGGGGCACCGGTGCGGAGCCGGGCAAGGGCTGCGGCGTTCTGGCTCTTCACGGTGCCGATCGAGACGCCGAGGATCTCGGCGGTCTCGCGCTCGGTCAGGTCGTCGAAGTGGCGCAGCACGACCACCGCGCGCTGGGCCGGCGTCAGGCGGGCCAGCGCGCGCCGTACGACCAGCTCGGTCTCGGGGTCGGACGACGCGCCACCCTCGACGAACACCTCGGCGACCGTCACCTCCCGCCAGCGACGCCGCCAGGCGGAGATGTTGTCGCGGACCAGGATGGTGCGGGCGTAGGCCGTCGGGTTGCCGTCGCGCAGCCGCCTCCAACGCAGAGCCACCTTGACCAGCGCTTCCTGGACCAGGTCCTCGGCACGGTGGAGGTCACCCGTGAGCAGGTACGCCGAGCGCAGCAGCTGCCGCTCGACACCCTCCACCCACTCGGTGAACCCTGCCTCGTCCATCCCGCTCCTCACGTGCGACGTCCATCCAACGCGAGCCGGGCCGGAAATGGTTGGCGTCGATGAATTCGCCCAGCAGGAGCAGTCACCACCCCTATGAGCATCGCGACGAGCCGGATCCAGCCTTGCCTGTGGTTCGACGACAACCTCGAGGAGGCGGCCCGGTTCTACACCTCGATCTTCCCGAACTCCTCGATCGGCCACCTGGCGCGTTACACCGAGGCGGGTCCCGGCGCGCCGGGGACGGTGCTGGCCGGTGAGTTCACCCTCGACGGCGTCACGTTCCGCGGGATCAACGGCGGCCCGGGGCTGGTGTTCACGGATGCGATCTCGTTCTCGGTGACCTGCCGCGACCAGTCCGAGGTCGACTACTACTGGGACTCGCTCGTCGACGGTGGCCAGGAGTCGGTGTGCGGCTGGCTCAAGGACCGGTTCGGCCTGTCGTGGCAGATCGTGCCGACCCGCCTGTACGAGCTGGTCTCCGACCCCGACCCGCGCCGCGCGCGGGCGGCGACCGAGGCGATGTTCAAGATGCGCAGGATCGTCATCGCCGACATCGAGGCGGCGGTCGACGCCGTACCTGCCTGACCTCGGGGTGAGCAGCGACACAGCGCGCTCGGGGAGGCCGCGGGTCTAGCCTCGTGAGTGTCCGATTTCGAACGTGGACTCCGCCCGGAGCCGCGAGTCAGGAAAGAGGAGCTCGACGATGAGCGAAGAAGCAGCGCCGTACGGCGGCGGGGCCAACCCGGCTCCCGCGGTACGGAAGGTCCGCACCCACCACCTCGCCGACATGAAGGCGCGCGGCGAGAAGATCACGATGCTGACCTCCTACGACATGTACACCGCGCGGATCTTCGACGAGGCCGGGATCGACATCCTGCTGGTCGGTGACAGCGCGGCCAACAACGTCTACGGCAACGAGACCTCGCTCCCGGTGACGGTCGACGAGCTCATCCCGCTGACGCGCGCCGTCGCGCGGTCGACGAAGCGGGCAATGGTGCTCGGCGACCTGCCGTTCGGCTCCTACCAGGCCTCGCCCGAGCAGGCCTACCTGACTGCGGTGCGGTTCATGAAGGAGGGCCTCGCCCACGCGATCAAGCTCGAGGGCGGCGCCGAGATGGCGCCCACCATCAGGAAGCTCGTCGAGGGCGGCATCCCCGTGTGTGCGCACATCGGGTTCACGCCCCAGTCCGAGCACGCGCTCGGCGGCTACCGCGTCCAGGGTCGCGGCGACGCGGCCGAGAAGGTGAAGGCCGACGCGCGAGCGGTGGCTGACGCCGGTGCGTTCGCCGTGGTGATGGAGATGGTGCCCGGCGACATCGCCGAGCAGATCAGCAAGGAGCTCGAGATCGTCACCATCGGCATCGGCGCCGGCGCCGGCTGCGACGGCCAGGTGCTCGTGTGGACCGACGCGATGGGCATCCGCGGTCCCGACGACGGCAAGCTCCCCCGCTTCGTCAAGAAGTACGCCGACGTGCGCGGCCAGCTCCTCGAGGGCGCGAAGGCTTACGCCGCCGAGGTGAAGTCGGGCGCGTTCCCGGGCCCGGAGCACACGTTCTGACAGCAGTTGGCTGGCTGACAGTGGTCCCTGGATCACTCTCAGCCAGCCAACTCCGATTCAGCGCGGGCGCACGCGGAGGATCTTGTCGTTGCTGCCGTTGGAGGTCGTGACCAGCAGCGCGTTGCCCACGCGCGTGACCGACCGGAGACGCCCGTACTGGCGCATCGCCTTCGGGGCACGGGTCCACTCCAGCCGGCCGCGCTGGTCGAGCTTCACGAACATCAACCGCGATCCCTTCAGCACGCCGACGGCGAGCGTGCCCTTGAGCCGCCCCCAGCCGGCGCCGCCGACGAAGGTGGCCCCGGAGGTCGCGATCGTGGGGTGGCCGGACCGCCAGCGGGCGCCGATCTGCTTGCCCGGCAGCGAGAAGTCGGTCATCGGGACGCTCTCGTTGTAACCCGGCACCGGGTTCCACCCGTAGTTGCCGCCCCTGCGGAGGAGGTTGACCTCGTCGTCGCGATCGGTGCCGTGCTCGACCGACCACAGGGATCCGTCGCCTCGCTGCGCGAGGCCCTGCACGTTGCGGTGGCCGTAGGTGAAGACGTAGCGCTTGTTGCTCTTCGCGTCCGCCCACCGGTTGCCGGGCCACGGGCGGCCGGTCATCCGGTCGAGCCGGAGGGTCTTGCCGTTGAGTGAGCGGAGGCGCTGCGGGTTGCGCCCGACGCGGGAGTCACCGGTGCCGACGAGCAGCGAACCGTCGCGGAGGATCAGCAAGCGGCAGCCGCCGTGGATGCCGGCGCTGTTGATCGCGATGTCGTCGACGAGCGTCCGGACCCGGCGCGCGGAGCGCAGGTCGTCACTGAGCCGCCACGCGACGACGCGCACCTCGGGCCCGCCCGCCGCCCGCCACCCCGTGCACGTGTAGATCCGCCGGTTCTTCGCGAAGCGGGGGTCGACCTGGAGGCTCATCATCCCGGTCTCGCCCTCGGTCCAGATCCGGGCGCCGCGCAACCGCACCCGGCGCGCGTCGCCGTTGGCGCGGAGCAGGGTGACCGTGCCCCGGTCGCGCTCGGTGTAGAGCAGTCGGCCGTTGCCGATCGACTGGACGTCCCACGGGACCTCCAACCCCGACCGCACGACGGTGACCTTCAGCCGTGGGAGGGCGGTGCGGCTCGTCGGCGGTGGTACGTCGTCCGCCGCCTGTGTCGGAGCGGTCGTCGCGAGCAGGGGCAGCGTGAGGGCCGCGAGGGCGGCGGCGAGAGAGGCGCGCATGCCGGTGAGGTATCCAGGCCGTCGCAATGTCACTCAGGGCTGCGGGGTGATCCGCAGGATCTTGTCGTTGCTGC
Proteins encoded in this region:
- a CDS encoding VOC family protein is translated as MSIATSRIQPCLWFDDNLEEAARFYTSIFPNSSIGHLARYTEAGPGAPGTVLAGEFTLDGVTFRGINGGPGLVFTDAISFSVTCRDQSEVDYYWDSLVDGGQESVCGWLKDRFGLSWQIVPTRLYELVSDPDPRRARAATEAMFKMRRIVIADIEAAVDAVPA
- the panB gene encoding 3-methyl-2-oxobutanoate hydroxymethyltransferase, yielding MSEEAAPYGGGANPAPAVRKVRTHHLADMKARGEKITMLTSYDMYTARIFDEAGIDILLVGDSAANNVYGNETSLPVTVDELIPLTRAVARSTKRAMVLGDLPFGSYQASPEQAYLTAVRFMKEGLAHAIKLEGGAEMAPTIRKLVEGGIPVCAHIGFTPQSEHALGGYRVQGRGDAAEKVKADARAVADAGAFAVVMEMVPGDIAEQISKELEIVTIGIGAGAGCDGQVLVWTDAMGIRGPDDGKLPRFVKKYADVRGQLLEGAKAYAAEVKSGAFPGPEHTF
- a CDS encoding PQQ-dependent sugar dehydrogenase, whose protein sequence is MRASLAAALAALTLPLLATTAPTQAADDVPPPTSRTALPRLKVTVVRSGLEVPWDVQSIGNGRLLYTERDRGTVTLLRANGDARRVRLRGARIWTEGETGMMSLQVDPRFAKNRRIYTCTGWRAAGGPEVRVVAWRLSDDLRSARRVRTLVDDIAINSAGIHGGCRLLILRDGSLLVGTGDSRVGRNPQRLRSLNGKTLRLDRMTGRPWPGNRWADAKSNKRYVFTYGHRNVQGLAQRGDGSLWSVEHGTDRDDEVNLLRRGGNYGWNPVPGYNESVPMTDFSLPGKQIGARWRSGHPTIATSGATFVGGAGWGRLKGTLAVGVLKGSRLMFVKLDQRGRLEWTRAPKAMRQYGRLRSVTRVGNALLVTTSNGSNDKILRVRPR
- a CDS encoding SigE family RNA polymerase sigma factor, whose protein sequence is MDEAGFTEWVEGVERQLLRSAYLLTGDLHRAEDLVQEALVKVALRWRRLRDGNPTAYARTILVRDNISAWRRRWREVTVAEVFVEGGASSDPETELVVRRALARLTPAQRAVVVLRHFDDLTERETAEILGVSIGTVKSQNAAALARLRTGAPELLDLIGGAR